The DNA segment TCAAAGAGCTCGACCCAAGGGCCCAGTTCTCCATAATCATAGCCAGGGACGCGGGGGAGACTCTTGAGGCAAAGTACCACATGGAGCTCTTCTGGGAGGAGGGCGAGAGCATCTCGCTCATAGTCGGCACCAGCGTCCCCAAGGACGACCCAAAGCTCCCGACCGTTACGGACGTCTTCCCGAGCGCTCTGCCCTACGAGAGGGAAGTCCAGGAGTTCTACGGACTGTTCTTTGAGGGAATCCCCGACCCCAGGAGGCTCTTCCTCCCGGACGACTGGCCCGAAGGTGTCTACCCGCTCAGGCTGGACGACACGGGCATCAAGCCGGAGATGGTGAAGAACGCCGGCCACCCGTACAAGATAGGGGGTGCGAAGAAATGAGGCCAGTCCAACAGGTTCACACTCACCCTGCGCCCGGAGGGCGCATTTCACGGGTGAACAGAAGCAGAGAAGGCCGTAAAGAGGCACCAATTAGAGAAAAAGCAAGTTGGATGGATAATAACTTTCCGCGAGCGCTTTGCGGAGCAAAGGGCTCTAAGGAGGGCTCGAAATGAATGAGAGGATTGAGTACTGGGTCAAGATACCCATCGGACCCATTCACCCGGCCCTTGAGGAGCCGGAGAAGTTCATCATCACACTGGACGGAGAGAGGATAATCAACGTCGACGTCAAGCTCGGCTACAACCTGAGGGGAATAGAGTGGATAGCCCTGAGGAGGAACTACATCCAGATACTCTATCTCGCCGAGAGGATGTGCGGCATCTGCTCATTCTCCCACAACCACACCTACTCCAGAGCGGTAGAGGAGATGGCCGGTATAGTGGTTCCCGAGAGGGCCGAGTACATCCGCGTAATCGTCGGCGAGCTGGAGAGAATTCACTCCCACCTGCTCAACCTCGGTGTGGTTGGCCACGCCATAGGCTACGATACCGTCCTGCACCTCACATGGCTGGCCAGGGAGCGCGTTATGGACATACTCGAGTTCATTGGAGGCAACAGGGTCAACTACGCCGTCAACATGATAGGCGGCGTCAGGAGGGACATTGGGGAGAAGCACATCAGGGCAATAACCGACATGATAGACTACTACCGCAGGGAGGTCATGCCCAGAATAGAGGAGGTCTTCCTCTACGACCCGACCGTCGAGGCAAGGCTTAGAGACGCGGGCGTTATTCCAAAAAGGATAGCAATCGAGTACAGCGCCCAGGGGCCCACCGCGAGGGGAAGCGGCGTCAAGAAGGACGTCCGCTACAACGAAAGGCTCGGCGTCTATCCCGACCTCGGCGTGAAGCCGATAACCCCCAAGGAGTTCACAGGTGTCATCAAGGGGGACGTCTTCGACAGGATGGTCGTCAGGGTCGGGGAGATATGGCAGAGCCTTGAGCTCATCGAGAGGGCCATAGACCAGATGCCGGAGGGCAAGATAAAGGCCGTCCCCAAGGACAACGCCCTCCTCTTCCAGCTCAAGAAGGCAGAGGGAGAGGGAATAGGCAGGTACGAGGCCCCGAGAGGAGAGCTCATCCACTACGTCATGGCCCAGAAGGGCAAGGACGTCCCTGCGAGGTGGAAGATGAGGGAGCCAACGTTCCCCAACCTGTTCGCGATAGCCAGGGCACTGGTAGGCGAGCAGGTGGCGGACGTCCCGGTCGCGATAGCCTCAATAGACCCGTGCCTGAGCTGTACCGACAGGGTTGCCGTCATAGACGCAAACACCGGAAGGAAGAAGGTCCTCACCGAGAGGGATCTTCTCAGGCTCTCCATTGAGAAGACGAGGGAGATCAACCCCAACGTAAAGGCCAGACCCGAAGTAGTTGGAGTAAGCTGTCCAAGGGGTGGTGGACTATGAACCTCCTCTACGCTACCCTTGGATTCGTAGGGATTTACATCTACGTCTCGCTTGCGTCACTGCTCTGGGGAGGAATAGACAGGAAGCTCGTCGCGAGGATGCAGAGGAGAATAGGGCCCCCGCTGCTCCAGCCCTTCTACGACTTCCTGAAGCTGGTGAGCAAGGAGTCAATAATCCCGAGGGACGCCAACAGGTTCTTTGAGCTGGCCCCGGTCATGGCGCTCGCGACATCAATAGCGCTCCTGGCCTACACGCCGCTCGGCTTCGAGCCCATCTTTGGGACGAAGGGTGACGTCATAGTCTTCATATACCTGCTCACCCTCATAGGATTCCTCCGCGTGGTCGGTGCCGTCAGCTCGGGCTCCCCCTACGCCCAGATTGGCGCCCAGAGGGAGATGGCCCTACTCGCGTCAAGGGAGGCCCCCATGATGCTCGCCCTCTTTGTAATCCTCTGGCGCCTCAGCGAGCTCGGCGTTACCAAGCCCTTCAGCATGGGCACGTTCTACGAGCACAGCATCTGGGAGCTGGGGACACCCCTGAGCCTTATAGGCGCCTTCATACTCCTCATAGTCTTCCTTGCCTGGCTCGCCAGCGAGATAGAGGTGGGCTACTTCAACATACCGGAGGCGGAGACTGAGCTCGCTGAAGGCCCCATGGCCGAGTACAGCGGCAGGCACCTGGCAATATTCGAGCTCGCCAACGCCATAAAGGCCTTCGTGAGTGCAAGCCTCGTCGTGGCGATATTCTTCCCGTGGGGGATTTCCGGCTACCTCGGCCTCACCGGGGTTCCCGCGATGGTGGTGGAGCTCCTCTTCCACACCCTAAAGGTCTTCGGAGTCCTCTTAGTCAGCATGAGCATCTTCAGAGCAATAACCGGAAGGCTCAGGATAAACCAGGCGGTGAATATGTTCTGGACGAGGCTCCTGCCGGCCAGTGTACTCGGGGCGCTGCTCCTGGCCATTGACACACTGGGGGTGATAGCATGAAGGTTCCACCAACCCTCTCAACTGTGCTCGGAAACCTCTTCAAGAAGCCTGCAACCAACCCCTTCCCGGAGAGCGAGCCGGTGCCGGTTCCGGAAGGGTTCAGGGGCAAGCTCAACTACGACGTCGAGAAGTGCGTCGGCTGCAGGCTCTGCGTCATGGTCTGCCCCGCCGGCGTCATAGAGTACGTCCCGGAGGTCAGGAAGGTCACCTTCTGGCTCGGAAGGTGCGTCTTCTGCGCCCAGTGTGTGGACGTCTGCCCCGTCAGTGCACTCTGGATGAGCGACGAGTTCCTGCTGGCGACCACCGACAAGTACGAGGACAACCTCATGTGGTTCCACGGGGAGGAGATCGAGGAGTTCAAGAGGAAGCTCGAGGAGCAGAAGAAGGCCAAAGAATCTGCAAAGAAAGAAGCCCCTAAGTGAATACCCTATTTTTATGTTTTCCTCCATGACCTCTGATGTTCTTTTCTGAGCACTCGTATCCAGAAACATACTACAGAGAGCTGTTTTTTGGACTTATGTAAAGCGCTGTGCTGTTTCTATTTGTCAAATTTCAGGTTGTTAACCATTTGTTTTAGAAATCCATTTATAAAGATTTAGCCAATGCTCAATTGAGATTTCGGGAAAATACGCCCGATAAGGGTTTAAAACCTAAAGTTGAGGTGGGAAAATGGGGTTTGCCGCACCGTTCCTGTGGTCCCTTATCGTCTATCTGCTCCTCACAGCAGGTTCCGGCAATGTCATCGCCTGGAGCCCGGGGGAGCTGGTTGCAGGGATAGTAATAGCGGCCATCATCGGCTATGCAACGAAGGACGTAATGGACGAAAAGGTGGGATACTTCTTCAACCCGAAGAGGTGGCTGCTGTTCATAGTCTACGCTATAGGGCCTTTCTTCTTCGCCATGGCCAAGGCCAACCTCGACGTCGCCTACAGGGTCATAACTGGGAAGATAAGGCCAGGGATTGTGAAGATATCACCAGACCTGACCAGAGATGAGAGCAGGACACTCCTCGCCAACTCAATAACGCTGACACCGGGAACCTTCACCCTGGAGATAGACGACGAGGGCAACTTCTACGTCCACTGGATAAACGTGCCGCCTGGAAAGGAAAAGCCCACACCCGAAGAACTGTGTGGATACCTTCCAAAATGGGCAAGGAGGATTGGAGAATGACGGTCGATGGTATGTTCATGTGGGCCATGATACTGCTCCTGTTCTCGGCCATGCTGACGCTTATAAGGCTTCTGGCGGGGCCGACAATACCGGACAGAGCCGTTGCGCTCGACTCAATGACGACAACAACGGCGGGTGCCATGGTTCTCTACGGCGTTATAACCAGACAGGCTGTCTTCATAGACGTCGCACTAGTCTACGCGGTTCTGAGCTACATCGCAACGCTCTACATAGCCCGCTACCTCGTGAAGAAGAGGGTCGGCATCGCTTATGAGGGTGATGCACCATGATCGAGTGGCTCATCGGGACGTTCTTGGTGGTAGGAGTCTTCTTCAACCTGCTGGCCAGCGTCGGTATCCTCCGCTTCCCTGACGTCTACACGAGGATACACGCGGCGACGAAGTGCACCACCTTCGGAACGATATTCATAGTGCTCGCGACGGTTACGTACTCGATTTACAACTACTGGATCCAGAGAGACCCGGCATGGGTAACCATAGGGATACACTCCGCCCTGGTCGTGATATTCCTCGTTCTCACCAACCCCGTTGGAGCCCATGCTCTCGGTAGAGCGGCCAGGAAGTCGGGAATAAGGCCCTACGGGGCCGTTATAGACGAGCTGGAGGGAAGGCTATGAACTTCGAGGAGCTCTTCTGGGCGATTCAGGTCCTAGTTGGCTTGGGGCTTTTGGTCACGGCAGTAGCGGCCATCAGACTCAAGAACCTGGTCTCAGCGGTCATCGCGATGGCCGTCTTCAGCCTGATACTCTCACTGGAGTTCTATGTTCTTCAAGCGCCGGACGTCGCCATCGCCGAAGCCGGTGTCGGGGCGGGCCTGACGACAGCCATGTACCTGCTGGCGATTAAGAACACCACCGACGAGGAGGTGGTAGAATGAGGCGTGCACTGGGCCTCTTTGCGTTCATAGGATTCACGCTGTTCCTTCTGGTGGCAGCTGCGAGCCTCAGACCCTTCGGGGAGCCAGTCCACACCGACATGGACTCATACTTCATTCAGCATGCTCAGGGGGAAGCCTCGGCAAACAACGTCGTTACGAGCATCGTCTTCGACTACAGGGGGTTCGATACCCTTGGTGAGGCGACCGTCCTGTTCACCGCGGTGGCTGGTGTGTTGATGGCCCTCAGGCGGAGGGAGGTGAAGACATGACAACCGTAATCATCAAGACCACCACGAAGTACTTGGCGGCGCTCATACTCACCTTCGGAGCGTACATAATCCTCCACGGTCACCTCACCCCTGGAGGCGGATTCCAGGGGGGAGCCGTCTTCGCCAGCGGCCTTGCGCTCCTCATCGTGGCCAACAAGTATGACTACATAAGGAGAACCTTCTCCAGGGTTCCGCTCGGTGCCTTCGAGAGCATAGGAGCGCTCGGCTTCTTAGGAACCGCTGCCCTAGGGTTCATGGGGTACACCTTCTTCAAGAACGTCATAGCCAACAGCGGGTTCCCGCTCTTCGGTCAGCCCACCCCGCTCGGAATTAATCCCGGCTACCTCAACACGGGAGGAACACTGCCTTACATGAACATATTCGTCGGAACAAAGGTTCTGGCAGGGTTAACAAGCATAGTCCTGGTGTTCTACCTCCTCCTGGGGGTGAAGAAGGATGAATAACGTGATTTTGGTCAATCTACCGTTCATAGTCGTGGCCCTCCTGCTGGCTGTGGGGTTCTACACGATAGGATTCAAGAGGAACCTCATCAAGGTTGTCATAGGCATTGAAATCCTTGAGGGGGCGGTCAACCTGTTTCTGATAGCCCTCGGCTACGTCAAAGGCGCCTACGCCCCGATATACACCATGGCGCCTCAGGATGCCACCAACAACATGGTTCTGCCGACCCCGCAGGCGCTCACTCTGACGAGCATAGTCATAGGCGTCGCGGTATCGGCACTCATGCTCGCCTTCGCGGTCAACATCTACCGCCACTATGGAACCCTTGACGTTACAAAGGTCAGGAGGCTGAAAGGATGATCGAGCATTTGCCGGCACTTATGATAGCCGTGCCCCTCCTCGGGGCGTTTATAGCGCCGCTGCTGAAGAAGAAGGGCAGTGCTCCAGCCGTCTGGGCAATAATCATCACCGGCGTAACCCTGGGAATGGCGCTCCTTCTCGTAAGGGAAGTGCTCGCTCAGGGCATGATGGTGTACGTCTTCGGGGCGGACAGGCCAACCCTCGTCCTGCCCTCGGGATACAGGGTTCCGGTGAGGATAATCTTCGAGGTCGACGCGATAGGGGCTTTCATGGCGCTCTCGGCAACGCTCATGAGCTTCATCGGGGCGCTGTATTCCTACAGCCACGTCAGGAATGAGACCGGCCTTGAGAAGTACTACGCGCTGCTCCTCCTGCTTGAGGTTGGAATCCTCGGCATGGTCCTGACGGGAGACCTGTTCAACCTATTCGTGTTCCTTGAGATAGCCGGAATAGCCGGTTCGGCGCTGGTAGGCTTCAGGAACTACAGGGGGGAGGCTAGCGAGGCCGGAATCAAGTACCTCATAGTCAGCGCGGTCGCTTCACTGATGGTGCTGTTCTCAATAGGCCTGCTCTACGGTCAGTACGGAAACCTCAACATGGCCTACCTGAGCACTCAGATAAGCTTCAACACCGTCGACATGATAGCCCTCGGAATACTCTTCGCGTCCTTCGCGATGAAGTGCGGTTCCGTGCCGACCCACCACTGGGTCCCCGATGCCTACACCGAGGTCCCCTCCGGAATCAACCCCCCTCTCCTGGTGGCGACCTACGCGAGCCTCTACGCCCTCTTCAGGGTGAGCTTCAGCCTCTTCGGTAAGGTGACCATGAACATGAGTAGCCTCGGGTGGATAATGAGCATCCTCGGAGTCCTCACGATGTTCATAGGCGTCACCATGGCGCTCGTCCAGAAGGACGTCAAGAGGCTCATGAGCTACCACGCGATTTCACAGACAGGCTACATGCTCCTCGGAGTCGGCGTTGGCCTGGCAGTTCTCAACGACCCGGCAAAACTGGCCGCCTTCGGAAGGGACGCGATGGCAGGTGGAATATTCCACATAATCAACCACATCATCTACAAGAGCCTCCTCCTCATGACCGCTGGGGCGCTCTTCTACGTCACCGGGACGAGGAACCTCAACGAGATGGGAGGCTTAGCCAGAAAGATGCCGTACACCACGATAGCCTTCATAGTCGGTGCCGCGGCAATATCGGGAATACCGCCCTTCAACGGCTTTGCAAGCAAGTTCCTCATCTACGAGACGTCCTACCAGCTCAGCCCGATCTTCGCGGTGTTCGCGATGGTCACGAGCGTCCTGACATTAGCGTCCTTCGTCAAGGTCTTTGCCTCAGCCTTCCTCGGGCCGCCGGTCAAGAAGTACGAAGAGGTACGGGAGGTTCCGAGGAGCATGGTAGTGGCGATGCTAATCCTAGCGGCGCTGTGTATCCTCTTCGGTCTGTTCCCGAACGTGGTGCTGGACAAGCTGGTGTACCCGGCAGTTGACGCGCTGCTGAAGCTGAGCAGCTACCAGACGTGGGGTGGTCTGCCATGACCTGGATTGAGAGCCTTACGCTGAACTCGCCGTCGGGCTTCTGGAACCCGATAGTCTGGCTGGCGTTCCTGGTGATCTTCGCCTTCATCGGCTACCTCATCTATTCGCGCGGGAACAGGAGCTACAAGCCCAACAGGGAACAGGTTAAGCCCTTCATAAGCGGCAACGCAGTGGAGGACGTGGAAGAAATCCGCGTAAGGGCTGGGGACATATACTGGGGCTTCATCGAGGCGCTCAAGGGCTACTACAACGTCCTCATGAGGATGCACAGCGGAGACCTCAGGGACTACATACTCTGGTACCTCGGACTCGGTGCCGTAATCTTGTTCGTCCTCGTGGGGGGTGTGTGAATGGGGAAGCTCACCAACTTTAAGCGCTCCATCTGGGTGTTCCACGCGTCCGGCGGAAGCTGCAACGCCTGCGACATAGAGATAGTCGCCGTGCTTACTCCCCGCTACGACGTGGAGCGCTTTGGAATCAAACTCGTCGGAAGTCCGAGGCACGCTGATGTGCTCCTCGTTACAGGAGCCATTCCAAGGGACTTCGCGGACAAGCTGAGGCGCGTGTACGAGCAGATGCCCGACCCGAAGGCGGTAGTGGTGGTAGGGAACTGCGGGACCAGCGGTGGGGTCTTCTACGACTCATACAACATAGCGGGCCCGATAGACGAGATAATACCCGTGGACGTCTACGTTCCGGGATGTCCGCCGAGGCCAGAGGCGATAATAGACGGCGTTGTGAAGGCCTGGCTCAAAATAGAGAAGCTGGAAAAGGAGCTGGAGGGGAAGAAGGAATGAAGGAGCCGATGAGCGTGGAAGAGGTACTCAAAAAGCTCCAGGAGGCGCTGGGGGAGGCGCTGCTCTCCCATGAGGTCAGGGAGTACACCATGGGCGTTAAGCGGAAGAGAACGTACAGGGAGCTGTGGATCACAATAAAGCCCGACGCCTTCAGAAAGACCGTCGAGGCCATATTTGCCCTCGACTACCCCCACCTCCACTTCATAGCGGGAGAGGACGGGGGAGGGGAGACGATAACCATGATATACTCCTTCGGAGTCTTCCACACGCACCCCTGGGGTGAACTGAGCATCACGGTCAAGTTCGACCTCCCCAAGGAGAACCTTGTCCTCCCAACTATAACCGACCTCATGATCGGGGCGGAAACCAACGAGCGCGAGATAAGGGAGATGCTCGGCGTTGAGTTCGAGGGACTGAAGAACAAGAGACACCTCTTCCTGCCCGACGACTGGCCGGAGGGCAAGTACCCGTGGAGAAGGGACGAGCACGGCGTTGAAGACATGGTGAAGCACACCCACAGGAGCGTGAACGAGATAAGGAAGATGAGGGGTGAGGAGTGATGGCCAAAACCCAGTATTACGTCCCCGTCGGGCCCATTCATCCCGCACTTAAGGAGCCCATAAGGGTCGAGGCGAGGGTCGAGGGCGAGAAGATAGTCGAGGTCGACGTCAAGAGGGGCTTTGCCCACAGGGGAATAGAGTACATGGGCATGAAAAGGAACGCCATCCAGACGCTCTACCTCTCCGAGAGGATATGCGGAATCTGTTCGATATCGCACCCCTACGCCTTCGTGGTCACAGCAGAGAAGGCCCTCGGAATAGAGGCGCCGCCCAGGGCCCAGTACATCAGGACGATAATAGGGGAGCTGGAGAGGATACACAGCCACATCCTGTGGCTCGGTGTGGTTGCGCACGAGATGGGCTTCGACTCCCTCCTGTTCTGGACGTGGAAGGGCAGGGAGAGGCTCCTCGACATACTCGAACTCCTCACCGGGAACAGGATAAACTACTCGGTCTTCATGATAGGCGGTGTGAGAAGAGACATCAAGGAGAGCCACGTAAAGGCAATCAAGGACATGATTAGCTACTACAGGATATTCAACGAGGAGATGAAGGAGGTTTTCCTCTCCGACCCGGTTTACAAGGCGAGAACGAGGGGAGTCGCCCAGCTTTCCAAGAAGATGGCGCTTGAGCTGAACGCCGTCGGGCCGGTGGCAAGGGCCGCTGGAGTAAGGATGGACATCAGACAGGACATACCGTACGACGCATACGCCGACATAGACGTCCGCGCAGTGGTTCCGCAGGACATCGTTGGCGAGGCCAGGGGCGATGCCTACGACATCACCATGGTAAGGCTCTACGAAATAGACCAGAGCCTTGACATCATCGAATACTGCCTCGACGAGATGCCCGAGGGCAAGCTGATGGCCATTCCAAACTATGTGGCGCTCCTTGCAAAGATAAGGAGAACCCAGGGCGAGGCCATCGGAGCCCACGAGGCACCGCGCGGTGAGGTCATCCACTACATCAAATTCGACGGAAAGAGGGACGGACCATCCGTCTGGAAGGTCATAGCGCCCAGTTATAACAACATCAACACATGGGCCCCGCTTCTCCTCGGCGCCGAGGTGGCGGACATACCTATAGTCGTCGCCTACATCGACCCGTGCATGTGCTGTAACGACAGGATAGCGGTTGTGAGGGACGAAGACGGCAGGGTAATCGACCCGGCAACCCTCCACAGGAAGGCGGTTGAGAAAACAAGGAAGCTTAGAGAAGAGCTGGGGGTGAGGACATGACCCCCGAGACCCTCATTTACGCGTTCACCTTCCCCGTGCTGGGCGTCTTCCTCGGGCTGGTATACAAGGGTATAGACAGGCGCTTCTCGGCGAGGCTGACCTCCAGGATAGGCCCGCCCATAAG comes from the Thermococcus thioreducens genome and includes:
- a CDS encoding NADH-quinone oxidoreductase subunit C, which produces MNVDEFIRVFGERFPEAEIRVSENKQPHPRKRVWVTVERERFHDAMAFIKELDPRAQFSIIIARDAGETLEAKYHMELFWEEGESISLIVGTSVPKDDPKLPTVTDVFPSALPYEREVQEFYGLFFEGIPDPRRLFLPDDWPEGVYPLRLDDTGIKPEMVKNAGHPYKIGGAKK
- a CDS encoding hydrogenase large subunit translates to MNERIEYWVKIPIGPIHPALEEPEKFIITLDGERIINVDVKLGYNLRGIEWIALRRNYIQILYLAERMCGICSFSHNHTYSRAVEEMAGIVVPERAEYIRVIVGELERIHSHLLNLGVVGHAIGYDTVLHLTWLARERVMDILEFIGGNRVNYAVNMIGGVRRDIGEKHIRAITDMIDYYRREVMPRIEEVFLYDPTVEARLRDAGVIPKRIAIEYSAQGPTARGSGVKKDVRYNERLGVYPDLGVKPITPKEFTGVIKGDVFDRMVVRVGEIWQSLELIERAIDQMPEGKIKAVPKDNALLFQLKKAEGEGIGRYEAPRGELIHYVMAQKGKDVPARWKMREPTFPNLFAIARALVGEQVADVPVAIASIDPCLSCTDRVAVIDANTGRKKVLTERDLLRLSIEKTREINPNVKARPEVVGVSCPRGGGL
- a CDS encoding respiratory chain complex I subunit 1 family protein — encoded protein: MNLLYATLGFVGIYIYVSLASLLWGGIDRKLVARMQRRIGPPLLQPFYDFLKLVSKESIIPRDANRFFELAPVMALATSIALLAYTPLGFEPIFGTKGDVIVFIYLLTLIGFLRVVGAVSSGSPYAQIGAQREMALLASREAPMMLALFVILWRLSELGVTKPFSMGTFYEHSIWELGTPLSLIGAFILLIVFLAWLASEIEVGYFNIPEAETELAEGPMAEYSGRHLAIFELANAIKAFVSASLVVAIFFPWGISGYLGLTGVPAMVVELLFHTLKVFGVLLVSMSIFRAITGRLRINQAVNMFWTRLLPASVLGALLLAIDTLGVIA
- a CDS encoding 4Fe-4S binding protein gives rise to the protein MKVPPTLSTVLGNLFKKPATNPFPESEPVPVPEGFRGKLNYDVEKCVGCRLCVMVCPAGVIEYVPEVRKVTFWLGRCVFCAQCVDVCPVSALWMSDEFLLATTDKYEDNLMWFHGEEIEEFKRKLEEQKKAKESAKKEAPK
- a CDS encoding Na+/H+ antiporter subunit E encodes the protein MGFAAPFLWSLIVYLLLTAGSGNVIAWSPGELVAGIVIAAIIGYATKDVMDEKVGYFFNPKRWLLFIVYAIGPFFFAMAKANLDVAYRVITGKIRPGIVKISPDLTRDESRTLLANSITLTPGTFTLEIDDEGNFYVHWINVPPGKEKPTPEELCGYLPKWARRIGE
- a CDS encoding cation:proton antiporter — encoded protein: MTVDGMFMWAMILLLFSAMLTLIRLLAGPTIPDRAVALDSMTTTTAGAMVLYGVITRQAVFIDVALVYAVLSYIATLYIARYLVKKRVGIAYEGDAP
- the mnhG gene encoding monovalent cation/H(+) antiporter subunit G, with amino-acid sequence MIEWLIGTFLVVGVFFNLLASVGILRFPDVYTRIHAATKCTTFGTIFIVLATVTYSIYNYWIQRDPAWVTIGIHSALVVIFLVLTNPVGAHALGRAARKSGIRPYGAVIDELEGRL
- a CDS encoding hydrogenase subunit MbhD domain-containing protein produces the protein MNFEELFWAIQVLVGLGLLVTAVAAIRLKNLVSAVIAMAVFSLILSLEFYVLQAPDVAIAEAGVGAGLTTAMYLLAIKNTTDEEVVE
- the mbhE gene encoding hydrogen gas-evolving membrane-bound hydrogenase subunit E; this translates as MRRALGLFAFIGFTLFLLVAAASLRPFGEPVHTDMDSYFIQHAQGEASANNVVTSIVFDYRGFDTLGEATVLFTAVAGVLMALRRREVKT
- a CDS encoding MnhB domain-containing protein translates to MTTVIIKTTTKYLAALILTFGAYIILHGHLTPGGGFQGGAVFASGLALLIVANKYDYIRRTFSRVPLGAFESIGALGFLGTAALGFMGYTFFKNVIANSGFPLFGQPTPLGINPGYLNTGGTLPYMNIFVGTKVLAGLTSIVLVFYLLLGVKKDE
- a CDS encoding sodium:proton antiporter, whose translation is MNNVILVNLPFIVVALLLAVGFYTIGFKRNLIKVVIGIEILEGAVNLFLIALGYVKGAYAPIYTMAPQDATNNMVLPTPQALTLTSIVIGVAVSALMLAFAVNIYRHYGTLDVTKVRRLKG
- a CDS encoding proton-conducting transporter transmembrane domain-containing protein; translated protein: MIEHLPALMIAVPLLGAFIAPLLKKKGSAPAVWAIIITGVTLGMALLLVREVLAQGMMVYVFGADRPTLVLPSGYRVPVRIIFEVDAIGAFMALSATLMSFIGALYSYSHVRNETGLEKYYALLLLLEVGILGMVLTGDLFNLFVFLEIAGIAGSALVGFRNYRGEASEAGIKYLIVSAVASLMVLFSIGLLYGQYGNLNMAYLSTQISFNTVDMIALGILFASFAMKCGSVPTHHWVPDAYTEVPSGINPPLLVATYASLYALFRVSFSLFGKVTMNMSSLGWIMSILGVLTMFIGVTMALVQKDVKRLMSYHAISQTGYMLLGVGVGLAVLNDPAKLAAFGRDAMAGGIFHIINHIIYKSLLLMTAGALFYVTGTRNLNEMGGLARKMPYTTIAFIVGAAAISGIPPFNGFASKFLIYETSYQLSPIFAVFAMVTSVLTLASFVKVFASAFLGPPVKKYEEVREVPRSMVVAMLILAALCILFGLFPNVVLDKLVYPAVDALLKLSSYQTWGGLP
- a CDS encoding NADH-quinone oxidoreductase subunit B family protein, which codes for MGKLTNFKRSIWVFHASGGSCNACDIEIVAVLTPRYDVERFGIKLVGSPRHADVLLVTGAIPRDFADKLRRVYEQMPDPKAVVVVGNCGTSGGVFYDSYNIAGPIDEIIPVDVYVPGCPPRPEAIIDGVVKAWLKIEKLEKELEGKKE
- a CDS encoding NADH-quinone oxidoreductase subunit C; the protein is MKEPMSVEEVLKKLQEALGEALLSHEVREYTMGVKRKRTYRELWITIKPDAFRKTVEAIFALDYPHLHFIAGEDGGGETITMIYSFGVFHTHPWGELSITVKFDLPKENLVLPTITDLMIGAETNEREIREMLGVEFEGLKNKRHLFLPDDWPEGKYPWRRDEHGVEDMVKHTHRSVNEIRKMRGEE
- a CDS encoding hydrogenase large subunit — encoded protein: MAKTQYYVPVGPIHPALKEPIRVEARVEGEKIVEVDVKRGFAHRGIEYMGMKRNAIQTLYLSERICGICSISHPYAFVVTAEKALGIEAPPRAQYIRTIIGELERIHSHILWLGVVAHEMGFDSLLFWTWKGRERLLDILELLTGNRINYSVFMIGGVRRDIKESHVKAIKDMISYYRIFNEEMKEVFLSDPVYKARTRGVAQLSKKMALELNAVGPVARAAGVRMDIRQDIPYDAYADIDVRAVVPQDIVGEARGDAYDITMVRLYEIDQSLDIIEYCLDEMPEGKLMAIPNYVALLAKIRRTQGEAIGAHEAPRGEVIHYIKFDGKRDGPSVWKVIAPSYNNINTWAPLLLGAEVADIPIVVAYIDPCMCCNDRIAVVRDEDGRVIDPATLHRKAVEKTRKLREELGVRT